A part of Myxococcus landrumus genomic DNA contains:
- a CDS encoding non-ribosomal peptide synthetase — protein MSDALQKRLAGLSPEKRELVLKKLRQQQKTAAPETVSTPPSIPKVPRTGPLPLSYPQRRLWFLDQFEPGTPAYNIPEFVRLRGPLQVEALTRAILEVVHRHEVLRTTFGSENGEPVQHIAPRLSLDVPVMDLTSLPIGEREARCQELALREAGRSFDLAKGPLLAATLVRLGAEDHVLLLVLHHIISDGWSTGVLVRELAALYDAFSHGQPSPLPELSIQYGDFAVWQRRWLQGDVLEAQLGYWRGQLADGDAPLKLPTDRARPRVRTYAGGKQNFAVSPELTRRLRALAGQEKASLYMVLLAAFQAQLHRYTREPRLSVGTYIANRNRAAIEPLIGFFLNTLVMRTDMTGNPPFRDFLRRVVDVTLGAYAHQDVPFEKLLEELAPTRDTSFPPFFQAMLVLQNTPDAEAAIGALRMEPYTVAGESFAQFDVTLWLAEEADGLQGTWEYNRDLFDATTADRMVAHFQTLLAGIAARPDEPLSTVPLLPTEERERVLREWNAARLEVPEGACLHHLIAAHATRTPDALAVVDPERRLTYGQLDRRANQLAHQLRAMGVGTEHRVGIFLERSVDLVVAVLAVLKAGGTYVPLDPSYPPDRTALMLSDSRPALLITRRSLRTTLPEPLPTVVSLGDDALAIAGQPDTCPPGGAGPKHLAYVVYTSGSTGRPKGVMVGHRGLANAYFAWEHDYRLPTLRAHLQMASFSFDVFSGDLARALGSGAALVLCPREWLLEPASLHALMKREQVDCGEFVPAVARLLMAHLQERGERLDFMRLLIVGSDTWDMREYHQLRGLCGPDTRLVSSYGLSEATIDSTYFESPAPIPSEQTVPIGRPFPNAEMYLLDAALQPAPIGVPGELFVGGVGLARGYWEQPGLTAERFVPHPFSTEPGARLYRTGDLARYAADGTLEFIGRNDTQVKLRGHRIELDEIRAKLLEHADVRAVELLVRGDGAARQLVAYLTLVTPGAVGEEALRQHLRQHLPPYMVPAAFVLMDAFPLTPNGKVDRNALPPPGESRRDTSESFIAPRGETEQKLAALFEELLGTGPIGAFDSFFDLGGHSLLAVRLVAKIREHFGKAPSLAALFQGPTPEHLARVLDDGGESPWSPLVTLQAAGEGPPLFCVPGAGGNVLYFRELTRQLGAARPLHGFQAKGLDGEEAPHASVEEMAECYVQALQRVRPHGPYHLLGHSFGSWVVFEMAQRLRAKGEEVAFLGLLNTPVPRNPEAPAEEPSLDDADWMASVASVAGRLYGVDLGVSAETLRPLTPEARLVHVTERLTQKGLLPPDADTRQVRGLIQVYKRAYEITYVLPTEAHAVPITLFRAQERHEDDGVLPGEFAEDNTWGWRRHAEGAVTVEDVPGDHMTMLASPHVEVLAERMRGHLEPAAKKVDA, from the coding sequence ATGAGTGACGCACTCCAGAAGCGGCTGGCCGGACTGTCTCCGGAGAAGCGGGAGCTGGTGCTGAAGAAGCTGCGCCAGCAGCAGAAGACCGCCGCACCCGAAACAGTGTCGACGCCTCCGTCGATTCCCAAGGTCCCGCGCACGGGGCCGCTGCCGCTCTCGTATCCGCAGCGCCGGCTGTGGTTCCTGGACCAGTTCGAGCCCGGGACACCGGCCTACAACATCCCCGAGTTCGTGCGACTGCGCGGCCCGCTCCAGGTGGAAGCACTGACGCGGGCCATCCTCGAGGTCGTCCACCGGCACGAGGTGCTCCGGACGACCTTCGGCTCGGAGAATGGCGAGCCCGTCCAGCACATCGCGCCGCGCCTCTCGCTCGATGTGCCCGTGATGGACCTGACGTCCTTGCCCATCGGAGAGCGTGAGGCTCGCTGCCAGGAGCTGGCGCTTCGAGAGGCCGGAAGGTCCTTCGACCTGGCGAAGGGCCCCCTCCTGGCGGCGACCCTGGTGCGGCTGGGTGCGGAGGACCATGTCCTGCTGCTGGTGCTCCACCACATCATCTCCGATGGCTGGTCCACGGGTGTGCTCGTCCGCGAGCTGGCGGCCCTCTATGACGCCTTCTCTCACGGACAACCGTCGCCGCTGCCGGAGCTGTCCATCCAATACGGCGACTTCGCTGTGTGGCAGCGACGCTGGCTCCAGGGCGACGTGCTGGAGGCACAGCTCGGCTACTGGCGCGGGCAGCTCGCGGATGGCGACGCGCCCCTGAAGCTGCCCACGGACCGGGCACGTCCCCGCGTGCGCACGTACGCCGGCGGCAAGCAGAACTTCGCCGTGTCCCCGGAGCTCACGCGTCGCCTGAGGGCACTCGCGGGACAGGAGAAGGCCTCGCTGTACATGGTGCTGCTGGCGGCGTTCCAGGCGCAGCTTCACCGCTACACGCGAGAGCCTCGCCTCAGCGTGGGCACGTACATCGCCAACCGCAACCGCGCCGCCATCGAGCCGCTCATCGGGTTCTTCCTCAACACGCTCGTCATGCGCACGGACATGACCGGCAACCCGCCCTTCCGAGACTTCTTGCGGCGCGTGGTGGACGTGACGCTGGGGGCGTATGCCCACCAGGACGTCCCCTTCGAGAAGCTGCTGGAGGAGCTGGCGCCCACGCGCGACACCAGCTTCCCGCCGTTCTTCCAGGCGATGCTGGTGCTCCAGAACACGCCCGACGCCGAGGCCGCCATCGGGGCCCTCCGGATGGAGCCCTACACCGTCGCGGGCGAGTCCTTCGCCCAGTTCGACGTCACGCTGTGGCTCGCCGAGGAGGCCGACGGGCTGCAAGGCACCTGGGAGTACAACCGGGACCTCTTTGACGCCACCACCGCCGACCGGATGGTGGCGCACTTCCAGACGCTGCTGGCGGGCATCGCGGCGCGTCCCGATGAGCCACTGTCCACGGTGCCTCTGCTCCCGACGGAGGAGCGCGAGCGCGTCCTGCGCGAGTGGAACGCGGCCCGCCTCGAGGTTCCAGAGGGCGCCTGCCTCCATCACCTCATCGCGGCCCATGCCACCCGGACGCCGGATGCGCTCGCGGTCGTCGACCCGGAGCGCCGCCTCACCTACGGGCAGCTCGACCGGCGCGCCAACCAGCTCGCGCATCAGCTTCGCGCCATGGGGGTGGGAACGGAGCACCGGGTGGGCATCTTCCTGGAGCGCTCCGTCGACCTGGTGGTGGCCGTGCTCGCCGTGCTCAAGGCCGGGGGAACCTACGTTCCGCTGGACCCGTCCTATCCACCGGACCGCACCGCGCTGATGCTCTCCGACAGCAGGCCCGCGCTGCTCATCACCCGGCGCTCACTGCGCACGACGTTGCCCGAACCCCTGCCCACGGTGGTGAGCCTGGGCGATGACGCGCTCGCCATCGCGGGGCAGCCGGACACATGTCCCCCAGGCGGAGCGGGGCCCAAGCACCTGGCGTACGTGGTCTACACGTCGGGCTCCACGGGACGACCCAAGGGCGTGATGGTGGGCCACCGGGGGCTCGCCAACGCCTACTTCGCGTGGGAGCACGACTACCGCCTTCCCACCCTGCGCGCCCATCTGCAGATGGCGAGCTTCTCGTTCGACGTGTTCAGCGGAGACCTCGCGCGGGCGCTCGGCTCGGGGGCCGCGCTGGTGCTCTGCCCGCGAGAGTGGCTGCTGGAGCCCGCGAGCCTCCATGCGTTGATGAAGCGGGAACAGGTGGACTGCGGAGAGTTCGTGCCCGCGGTGGCCCGGCTGCTGATGGCCCACCTCCAGGAGCGTGGGGAGCGGCTGGATTTCATGCGGCTGCTCATCGTCGGCTCGGACACCTGGGACATGCGCGAGTACCACCAGCTCCGAGGACTGTGCGGTCCGGACACGCGACTGGTGAGCTCGTACGGCCTCAGCGAGGCGACCATCGACAGCACCTACTTCGAGTCGCCCGCGCCAATCCCCAGCGAGCAGACGGTCCCCATCGGCCGTCCGTTCCCGAACGCGGAGATGTACCTGCTGGACGCGGCGCTTCAGCCCGCCCCCATCGGTGTGCCGGGGGAGCTGTTCGTCGGTGGCGTGGGGCTGGCGCGGGGCTACTGGGAGCAGCCGGGGCTCACGGCCGAGCGCTTCGTCCCGCATCCCTTCAGCACGGAGCCGGGCGCGCGCCTGTACCGGACGGGAGACCTGGCGCGGTATGCGGCGGATGGAACGCTGGAGTTCATCGGGCGCAACGACACGCAGGTGAAGCTGCGGGGTCACCGCATCGAGCTGGACGAAATCCGGGCGAAGTTGCTGGAGCACGCGGACGTGCGCGCCGTGGAGCTGCTCGTCCGGGGAGACGGTGCGGCGCGGCAGCTCGTCGCGTATCTCACGCTGGTGACACCCGGCGCGGTGGGCGAGGAGGCGCTTCGGCAGCACCTGCGTCAGCACCTGCCGCCGTACATGGTGCCCGCGGCCTTCGTCCTGATGGACGCCTTCCCGCTCACGCCCAACGGCAAGGTGGACCGGAACGCCCTGCCCCCGCCCGGCGAGTCCCGGCGCGACACCTCGGAGAGCTTCATCGCGCCGCGCGGCGAGACGGAGCAAAAGCTGGCGGCCCTCTTCGAGGAGCTGTTGGGGACGGGGCCCATCGGCGCGTTCGACAGCTTCTTCGACCTCGGCGGACACTCCCTGCTCGCGGTCCGGTTGGTGGCCAAGATTCGCGAACACTTCGGCAAGGCCCCCTCGCTGGCGGCCCTCTTCCAGGGTCCGACGCCGGAGCACCTCGCGCGAGTGCTCGACGATGGCGGCGAGAGCCCGTGGTCACCGCTGGTGACGCTCCAGGCCGCGGGCGAGGGACCGCCGTTGTTCTGCGTGCCGGGAGCGGGAGGCAACGTCCTCTACTTCCGGGAGCTGACGCGGCAACTGGGCGCGGCACGCCCTCTCCACGGGTTTCAGGCGAAGGGCCTGGACGGAGAAGAAGCACCCCATGCCTCCGTCGAGGAGATGGCGGAGTGCTACGTCCAGGCGCTCCAGCGAGTGCGGCCTCATGGTCCCTATCACCTGCTGGGCCACTCGTTCGGAAGCTGGGTCGTCTTCGAGATGGCGCAGCGGCTCCGCGCGAAGGGTGAGGAGGTCGCCTTCCTCGGCCTCCTCAACACACCGGTGCCGAGGAACCCGGAAGCTCCCGCCGAGGAACCCTCGCTCGATGACGCGGACTGGATGGCCTCCGTCGCCAGCGTCGCGGGCCGGCTGTACGGCGTGGACCTGGGAGTCTCCGCCGAGACGCTCCGGCCGCTCACACCCGAAGCAAGGCTCGTTCACGTGACAGAGCGGCTCACCCAGAAGGGCCTCCTTCCTCCCGATGCGGACACGCGGCAGGTGCGCGGACTCATCCAGGTCTACAAGCGCGCCTACGAAATCACCTACGTCCTCCCGACGGAGGCCCACGCCGTCCCCATCACCCTCTTCCGAGCCCAGGAGCGACACGAGGACGACGGCGTCCTTCCAGGTGAGTTCGCGGAGGACAACACCTGGGGTTGGCGGCGCCACGCCGAAGGGGCCGTCACCGTCGAGGACGTCCCTGGCGACCACATGACGATGCTGGCCTCGCCCCACGTCGAGGTGCTCGCGGAGCGGATGCGCGGCCACCTGGAGCCCGCGGCCAAGAAGGTGGACGCATGA
- a CDS encoding MFS transporter: MTTATHFSLGRALSVWLGQVLSLFGSSLTSFALGVWMYQTTGGVTRFALIMLCAALPGVLLGPVTGALVDRWPLRRVLLLSDMVAGLMTMVLALLLLTGQLRPWHAYITTAIVSMASAFQQPAFAVLVSTVVPPQHLGRANGLIQLGLACAQLGAPLASAALLAVVGLEGILLLDAGTFILGVLPLFLLRIPERPTASSSTEGPPSLLSLVREGGAYLRGTPGLLALFLFLAGSNFITGVVEVLVTPLVLALADVKALGMLTTAGGIGLLVGSVVMSAWGGPRRQVHGVLLFQLTCGLSLIVVGFGTSLPLLAAVSFAFFFGIPIINGASQSLLQRIVPMALRGRVFAFSSAITGMMLPLAYALSGPLADLVFEPALRPGGSLVPLFGTLIGTGAGRGIALMFLLAGTLTVLLTGLAALHRPLRVLDARPEAAPGPMASEPPIPTSSEGAMP; encoded by the coding sequence ATGACCACAGCCACGCACTTCTCGCTCGGACGCGCCCTGTCCGTGTGGCTGGGGCAGGTCCTCTCGTTGTTCGGCTCCTCGCTGACCAGCTTCGCGCTGGGGGTGTGGATGTACCAGACGACGGGAGGCGTGACGCGCTTCGCGCTCATCATGCTGTGCGCCGCGCTCCCGGGTGTCCTGCTCGGTCCCGTGACGGGCGCGCTGGTGGACCGCTGGCCGCTGCGCCGGGTGCTGCTGCTGAGCGACATGGTCGCGGGCCTGATGACGATGGTGCTCGCGCTGCTGCTCCTCACCGGACAGCTCCGTCCCTGGCACGCGTACATCACGACGGCCATCGTCTCCATGGCCAGCGCCTTCCAGCAGCCCGCCTTCGCCGTCCTGGTGTCCACGGTGGTGCCGCCCCAGCACCTGGGCCGCGCCAACGGCCTCATCCAGTTGGGGCTCGCCTGCGCGCAATTGGGAGCACCGCTGGCCAGCGCCGCCCTGCTCGCGGTCGTGGGCCTGGAGGGCATCCTCTTGCTCGACGCGGGGACCTTCATCCTCGGTGTCCTGCCGCTCTTCCTGCTGCGCATTCCAGAGCGCCCCACGGCCTCCTCGTCCACGGAAGGCCCCCCATCGCTCCTCTCGCTGGTGCGCGAGGGCGGCGCCTACCTGCGCGGCACCCCGGGCCTGTTGGCGCTGTTCCTCTTCCTCGCGGGGAGCAACTTCATCACGGGTGTCGTCGAGGTGCTGGTGACGCCCCTGGTGCTGGCGCTCGCGGACGTGAAGGCGCTGGGCATGCTCACCACGGCGGGCGGCATCGGGCTGCTCGTGGGCAGCGTGGTGATGAGCGCTTGGGGCGGACCTCGCCGCCAGGTTCACGGCGTCCTGCTCTTCCAGCTCACCTGCGGCCTGAGCCTCATCGTCGTCGGATTCGGGACCTCGCTCCCCCTCCTGGCGGCGGTGTCCTTCGCGTTCTTCTTCGGCATCCCCATCATCAACGGCGCCAGCCAGTCCCTCCTCCAACGCATCGTCCCCATGGCGCTGCGAGGCCGGGTCTTCGCCTTCAGCTCGGCAATCACGGGGATGATGCTTCCGCTCGCCTATGCCCTCTCGGGTCCGCTCGCGGACCTCGTGTTCGAGCCCGCGCTTCGCCCAGGCGGTTCGCTCGTGCCGCTGTTCGGGACGCTCATCGGCACGGGCGCTGGGCGCGGCATCGCGTTGATGTTCCTCCTCGCGGGCACGCTGACCGTCCTGCTGACGGGCCTGGCCGCCCTCCACCGTCCTCTGCGGGTCCTCGATGCGAGGCCCGAAGCGGCACCTGGCCCCATGGCCAGCGAGCCGCCCATTCCCACTTCCTCTGAAGGAGCCATGCCGTGA
- a CDS encoding fatty acyl-AMP ligase → MTAAIPPSITTLSSLLRWRAETHPEAPAYTFLVNGEDQERRWNYAELDRNTRAIAAALQEQGAAEDRALLLFAPGLDYIGAFYGCLTAGVAAVPVYPPQNEQTLARLLSIIADARPRFALTTSDILESVKAFSETTPVLKELHWIAVDALPAGLESRWKEPRLTGDSMAFLQYTSGSTSTPKGVMVSHRNLLANQEMIRQGFGSDQASTTVGWLPLYHDMGLIGTVMHPLYLGGHGVLMSPWAFLQRPVRWLRAVSKYRGVVSGGPNFGYALCVRKVKPEQREGLDLSSWKIAFNGAEPVRADTLERFAETFAPQGFQKAALYPCYGLAEATLYASGGMRMASHRTLTVEAGALERNRVVVASQGTENTRVLVSCGRAWAGGQVRIVNPETSQACADGEVGEIWVSGPHVTQGYWGRGEHNAETFQARIQGLEAEGGYLRTGDLGFQRDGELYVTGRLKDLIIVDGRNHYPQDIEQTVEVQHEGFRLGCCVAFSVEQANEEKLVVLIEVDRQYTPPGDSAGAQVLDAREVTRKVRQALAAAHSLDVHELVLLQHGEVLKTSSGKVQRRACRAKYLENSLQRWPG, encoded by the coding sequence GTGACCGCCGCCATTCCTCCGTCCATCACCACGCTGAGCTCACTGCTGCGCTGGCGCGCCGAGACCCATCCCGAAGCTCCCGCCTACACCTTCCTCGTCAACGGCGAGGACCAGGAGCGGCGATGGAACTACGCGGAGCTCGACCGGAACACCCGCGCCATCGCCGCCGCGCTCCAGGAGCAAGGCGCGGCCGAGGACCGGGCGCTGCTGCTGTTCGCACCGGGGCTCGACTACATCGGTGCGTTCTACGGCTGCCTCACGGCGGGCGTGGCCGCGGTGCCGGTCTATCCGCCGCAGAACGAGCAGACCCTGGCGCGCCTGCTCTCCATCATCGCGGACGCGAGACCCCGCTTCGCGCTCACCACGAGCGACATCCTGGAGAGCGTGAAGGCGTTCTCCGAGACGACGCCCGTGCTGAAGGAGCTGCACTGGATTGCCGTGGATGCGTTGCCCGCGGGGCTGGAGTCGCGGTGGAAGGAGCCACGGCTCACGGGCGACAGCATGGCCTTCCTCCAGTACACGTCCGGCTCCACGTCGACGCCGAAGGGCGTCATGGTGTCGCACCGGAACCTGCTGGCCAACCAGGAGATGATTCGCCAGGGCTTCGGCAGCGACCAGGCGTCGACGACCGTGGGCTGGCTGCCGCTGTACCACGACATGGGACTCATCGGCACGGTGATGCATCCGCTGTATCTGGGTGGGCACGGCGTGTTGATGTCGCCGTGGGCTTTCTTGCAGCGGCCGGTGCGCTGGCTGCGCGCCGTCAGCAAGTACCGGGGCGTGGTGAGCGGTGGCCCCAACTTCGGTTATGCGCTGTGCGTCCGGAAGGTGAAGCCCGAGCAGCGCGAAGGCTTGGACCTGAGCTCCTGGAAGATTGCCTTCAACGGCGCGGAGCCCGTGCGAGCGGACACCCTGGAGCGCTTCGCCGAGACGTTCGCGCCCCAGGGCTTCCAGAAGGCGGCGCTCTATCCCTGCTACGGGCTCGCCGAGGCGACGCTCTACGCCTCGGGAGGAATGCGCATGGCGTCGCACCGCACGCTCACGGTCGAAGCGGGCGCGCTGGAGCGCAACCGCGTCGTGGTCGCATCCCAAGGCACGGAGAACACGCGCGTGCTGGTGAGCTGCGGCCGAGCCTGGGCGGGAGGACAGGTCCGCATCGTCAATCCAGAGACGTCGCAGGCGTGCGCCGACGGCGAGGTGGGGGAAATCTGGGTGTCCGGGCCGCACGTCACCCAGGGCTACTGGGGCCGGGGCGAGCACAACGCGGAGACGTTTCAGGCGCGCATCCAGGGTCTCGAGGCGGAGGGCGGCTATCTGCGCACGGGAGACCTGGGGTTCCAGCGTGACGGCGAGCTGTACGTCACCGGGCGCCTGAAGGACCTCATCATCGTGGATGGCCGCAATCACTACCCCCAGGACATCGAGCAGACGGTGGAGGTGCAGCACGAGGGCTTCCGACTCGGCTGCTGCGTGGCCTTCTCGGTGGAGCAGGCGAACGAGGAGAAGCTCGTGGTGCTCATCGAGGTGGACCGACAGTACACGCCGCCCGGAGACAGCGCGGGAGCGCAGGTCCTGGACGCACGGGAGGTGACCCGGAAGGTGCGACAGGCGCTCGCCGCCGCGCACTCGCTGGATGTTCACGAGCTGGTCCTGCTCCAGCACGGCGAGGTGCTCAAGACCTCCAGCGGCAAGGTGCAGCGCCGGGCGTGCCGGGCGAAGTACCTGGAGAACTCGCTCCAGCGCTGGCCAGGCTGA
- a CDS encoding WD40/YVTN/BNR-like repeat-containing protein: MKRGASVVLLAVVWMALPSSALASPHPSVDLGVRELKVEKVVAISRRTDADWWVLAEVKVAPQMWLRQAVYRSADAGRSWREDTEASEALSRVMVVPSYLFREQYSPSVDFFVWYTPKIGLMAGYLGAAVLRTSDGGRSWRSVAFPRVDPTWVYDLERAGSRTWLCGSSGNIYRSDDSGATWMELKGTPFTSEDRCMSLSFLDSERGWAAGMRGSLWATKDGGMTWRRLETPWPPAPARGPAPMLRDVTLLTPEVAWLHGSAGRFQTTDGGKTWNLRPPALESAQHGGAVHARTPSFGEPMTDMGADTVVKVRGRLLHTFRAGRLVRTSPLTTPRSGVLTKLDGMNTDKPSTWTGWKASQVMLSHDQGRSWFSVGRVPEAPLHSLHITEDDVLVAWTQSRRSFASSDFGLTWGQSTAENPASATGVPLTEPEYQLQCLRNAPEAAVKVRFGLAGCGADEENHLALDVSEARATLSGKSVVRKKPRVVQPRALSPDEGRRFLRALVTAATRQEAPLGCKSNTRYRAVIEWSCSPGSPERHTLEYEAEACRPRTPVNLVGAAMATGDSESQGYARALGVHDLAARALEGTLP; this comes from the coding sequence GTGAAACGTGGCGCGTCGGTGGTGCTTCTCGCCGTGGTCTGGATGGCACTTCCCTCAAGCGCCTTGGCTTCGCCACATCCGTCCGTGGACCTGGGGGTCCGCGAACTGAAGGTCGAGAAGGTGGTGGCCATCAGTCGGCGCACGGATGCGGACTGGTGGGTCCTGGCGGAAGTGAAGGTCGCTCCCCAGATGTGGCTGCGGCAAGCGGTCTACCGGAGCGCGGATGCGGGTCGTTCGTGGCGCGAGGACACCGAGGCCTCGGAGGCGCTCTCTCGCGTCATGGTTGTCCCCTCGTACCTGTTCCGCGAGCAGTACAGCCCCTCCGTCGACTTCTTCGTCTGGTACACGCCCAAGATAGGTCTCATGGCGGGGTACCTTGGCGCGGCGGTGCTGCGCACCTCGGATGGCGGTCGCTCCTGGCGCTCCGTCGCGTTTCCTCGAGTGGACCCCACCTGGGTCTATGACCTGGAGCGGGCCGGTTCACGCACGTGGCTCTGCGGCTCGTCCGGAAACATCTACCGCAGCGATGATTCCGGTGCGACCTGGATGGAGCTGAAGGGGACACCCTTCACTTCCGAGGACCGCTGCATGAGCCTCTCCTTCCTGGACTCGGAGCGCGGTTGGGCCGCGGGGATGCGAGGTTCCCTGTGGGCGACGAAGGATGGAGGGATGACCTGGCGTCGCCTGGAGACGCCCTGGCCGCCGGCGCCCGCTCGAGGGCCCGCCCCGATGCTTCGCGACGTGACCCTGCTGACGCCCGAGGTGGCGTGGCTCCACGGCTCCGCGGGCCGCTTCCAGACCACCGACGGAGGGAAGACATGGAACCTCCGGCCCCCGGCTTTGGAGTCTGCACAGCACGGGGGCGCCGTGCATGCGCGGACGCCGTCCTTCGGTGAGCCCATGACGGACATGGGGGCCGACACGGTCGTGAAGGTCCGGGGCCGCCTCCTGCACACCTTTCGCGCGGGTCGCCTCGTGAGGACCTCGCCTCTCACCACGCCGCGCTCGGGTGTCCTCACGAAGCTCGATGGAATGAACACCGACAAGCCGAGCACCTGGACGGGCTGGAAGGCGTCCCAAGTGATGTTGTCCCACGACCAGGGGCGGAGCTGGTTCTCGGTGGGGCGCGTCCCCGAGGCGCCTCTGCATTCGCTGCACATCACGGAGGATGATGTGCTCGTTGCCTGGACGCAGTCGCGGCGCTCTTTCGCGTCCTCCGATTTCGGCCTGACCTGGGGGCAAAGCACCGCCGAAAACCCCGCCTCGGCGACGGGCGTGCCGCTGACGGAGCCGGAATACCAGCTCCAATGCCTGCGCAACGCGCCAGAGGCCGCGGTGAAGGTGCGCTTCGGCCTCGCCGGCTGCGGTGCTGACGAGGAGAATCACCTCGCGCTGGATGTCTCGGAGGCGCGCGCGACGCTCTCCGGCAAGTCCGTGGTTCGGAAGAAGCCCCGCGTGGTCCAGCCGCGGGCGTTGTCCCCTGACGAGGGGCGACGATTCCTCCGCGCCCTGGTGACCGCCGCCACACGGCAAGAGGCGCCACTCGGTTGCAAGTCCAACACCCGGTACCGGGCTGTCATCGAGTGGTCCTGTTCACCCGGGAGCCCGGAGCGTCACACCCTGGAATATGAGGCCGAGGCCTGTCGCCCTCGCACGCCCGTCAACCTCGTGGGCGCGGCGATGGCGACTGGTGATTCGGAATCACAGGGCTACGCGCGTGCCCTCGGTGTGCACGACCTGGCTGCTCGTGCATTGGAGGGCACGCTGCCGTAA
- a CDS encoding WD40/YVTN/BNR-like repeat-containing protein produces MGLLMASSAFAEGLSMPSVDLGVREVEVREISVVSRRTDADWWAVAVLKSDFAKRWDAGPGIEEGSLPFRVYRSADSGFSWREDAAVTKAVVEAFESRPCSERSWLSSSVDFLVWYTPEVGLMAGELGSGVLRTSDAGRTWSSVALPREDALHVHDLEQAGRRTWMCGSSGHIYRSDDTGATWRELTGTPFDSEDSCTGLSFLDSERGWAAGMKGSLWATEDGGATWSRIPTSWPPTPDVFWPERPTDLEDVVLLTPEVAWVQSTAGSFQTTDGGKTWHPRLPATDYQGAVMGADTVVTVRGHLLDTFVAGRRVRLSPLTTAGSGVLSPLDGLLAHSSETWFGWTGGQVLLSYDQGMSWFAVGRVPEERLHTVVRAKDGRLFVQGPSMTLFVSRNEGRTWARSTTWLEARDFAVATGVPSEKLETPLQCLFTAPEAVVTVRFDIAGCLGGSKNHLALELSKGHATLSGRYAARQEPLEVHSRKLLREEAQSVLRGLVRAATHQETWSDCYTTTEFKTVIEWSCSPTASERQTLEFVSHGCGLRSQVDIDGGGAAATPEYDRALGVHNVAVRALEGTLR; encoded by the coding sequence TTGGGTCTGTTGATGGCTTCTTCCGCCTTCGCGGAGGGCCTCTCGATGCCCTCCGTGGACCTCGGAGTCCGCGAAGTGGAGGTGCGGGAAATATCGGTCGTCAGCAGGCGAACGGATGCGGACTGGTGGGCCGTGGCGGTGCTGAAGTCCGATTTCGCGAAGAGGTGGGATGCGGGCCCGGGCATTGAGGAGGGCTCTCTTCCCTTCCGTGTCTATCGAAGTGCCGATTCTGGCTTTTCGTGGCGCGAAGACGCAGCGGTGACGAAGGCTGTTGTCGAGGCCTTCGAGTCTCGTCCTTGCTCGGAGCGGTCGTGGCTCAGTTCCTCGGTTGATTTCCTGGTCTGGTACACGCCCGAGGTGGGCCTCATGGCGGGGGAGCTCGGCTCGGGCGTGTTGCGAACCTCCGATGCGGGGCGCACCTGGAGCAGTGTGGCGTTGCCACGAGAAGACGCTCTCCATGTCCATGACCTGGAGCAGGCAGGGCGGCGCACGTGGATGTGTGGCTCCTCGGGTCACATCTACCGGAGCGATGACACGGGTGCGACCTGGAGGGAGCTGACGGGAACTCCCTTCGACAGCGAAGACTCCTGCACGGGCCTCTCCTTTCTGGACTCGGAGAGGGGGTGGGCCGCGGGAATGAAGGGCTCGTTGTGGGCCACGGAGGATGGAGGGGCCACCTGGAGCCGCATTCCGACCTCCTGGCCTCCGACCCCGGACGTGTTCTGGCCCGAGCGCCCCACGGACTTGGAAGACGTGGTCCTGCTCACCCCCGAGGTGGCTTGGGTCCAGAGCACGGCCGGCAGTTTCCAGACGACCGATGGAGGAAAGACGTGGCATCCGCGACTGCCCGCGACCGACTATCAGGGCGCGGTGATGGGCGCGGACACGGTGGTGACGGTCCGCGGGCACCTCTTGGACACGTTTGTCGCGGGCCGCCGCGTGAGGCTGTCCCCCCTGACCACCGCGGGTTCTGGTGTCCTGAGCCCCCTCGATGGATTGCTCGCTCATTCGTCGGAGACATGGTTCGGCTGGACCGGGGGACAGGTCTTGCTCTCGTATGACCAGGGAATGAGCTGGTTCGCGGTGGGGCGTGTCCCCGAGGAGCGTCTGCACACCGTGGTCCGCGCAAAGGACGGCAGACTCTTCGTTCAGGGGCCATCGATGACGCTGTTCGTCTCACGAAACGAAGGCCGCACCTGGGCGCGAAGCACCACATGGTTGGAGGCCCGTGACTTCGCCGTGGCGACAGGTGTGCCTTCTGAAAAGCTGGAGACGCCGCTCCAATGTCTGTTCACCGCACCAGAGGCGGTGGTGACGGTGAGGTTCGACATCGCCGGTTGCTTGGGTGGCTCGAAGAACCACCTGGCGCTGGAGCTCTCGAAGGGCCACGCGACCCTCTCGGGCCGGTATGCTGCTCGTCAGGAACCTCTGGAGGTCCATTCCCGGAAGCTGCTGCGCGAGGAAGCACAAAGCGTCCTCCGTGGGCTGGTGAGGGCCGCCACGCATCAGGAAACGTGGTCCGACTGCTACACCACCACGGAGTTCAAGACCGTCATCGAGTGGTCCTGTTCGCCGACTGCATCGGAGCGGCAGACCCTCGAGTTCGTCTCCCATGGCTGCGGCTTGCGCTCCCAGGTCGACATCGACGGCGGCGGGGCCGCGGCAACCCCGGAGTATGATCGTGCTCTCGGTGTGCACAACGTGGCTGTCCGCGCATTGGAGGGCACACTTCGATGA